The following coding sequences are from one Electrophorus electricus isolate fEleEle1 chromosome 22, fEleEle1.pri, whole genome shotgun sequence window:
- the elovl4b gene encoding elongation of very long chain fatty acids protein 4b, with amino-acid sequence MNSVLTIANERVAQWLTMQSSVNTLGISALYLLFLWVGPRYMRGWDAFHLRETLIVYNFSMVLLNFYICKEVCYGLAAFISRVQELLWWKENLTIVQMVTMEISSTPTHGGVSDLWLI; translated from the exons ATGAACTCAGTTCTCACTATAGCAA ACGAGCGTGTGGCCCAGTGGCTGACGATGCAGTCCTCCGTGAACACGCTGGGCATCAGCGCCCTGTACCTCCTCTTCCTGTGGGTGGGGCCTCGTTACATGCGTGGGTGGGACGCCTTCCACCTGCGAGAGACCCTCATTGTCTACAACTTCAGCATGGTGCTACTGAACTTCTACATCTGCAAAGAG GTCTGTTATGGCCTGGCAGCCTTCATCTCACGCGTGCAGGAGCTGCTGTGGTGGAAGGAGAACCTGACCATAGTTCAGATGGTAACGATGGAGAtcagctccacccccacacacggAGGAGTTTCAGATCTGTGGCTGATATGA
- the LOC113590874 gene encoding protein SOGA3-like: MHAEPAAARAAQATSPEPVTQQDEALQQEIERLREENGDLKNEMDEMRAEMDEMRDTFYEEDTCQLHEMRRDLERANKNCRILQYRLRKAERKRMRYAQTGEIDEELLRSLEQDLKVAKDVSVRLHHELMNVEEKRTKTEEENERLRQNLIEVEVTKQALQNELDKAKESHRRRGSKDGQKSERKMTQTPSEEDQEDLKCQLSFIKEEATLMRKKMAKIDKEKDRLEQELQKYRSFYGDLDSPHPKGEAGGPPTTRESELKLRLRLVEEEANILGRKIVELEVENRGLRAELDDMRGEEPSCAGVAGAAGGGAREQGVELSELRQQLQLVEDEAELLRRNLADVEEQNRRVTGELNKLRFKEGSRHGVGGAGGGAGGGAGGGAEALQEELKAARLQVNELSGKVMQLQYENRVLLSNMQRYELASPLGPASHLGPASHLGPASRDSDAESDAGGGARRGSDDDSSASRLPPHRKREGPVGGESDSDEAPGARGPTPTRPLYTPDAGRLLARSVRDRQQMIDIQAEAERLGRTIDRLVADTSAIIAEARVFVANGDLLGRGDEDEDGGRIREHELLHRINAQMKAFQKELQSFIERLELPRQEERRSEEPLSMFQPIILLILILVLFSSLSYATIFKLVFLFTLFFVL, encoded by the exons ATGCACGCCGAACCAGCGGCCGCGCGTGCGGCCCAGGCCACGAGCCCCGAGCCTGTGACACAGCAGGATGAGGCCCTGCAGCAGGAGATCGAGAGACTGCGCGAGGAAAACGGAGACCTCAAG AACGAGATGGACGAGATGCGCGCGGAGATGGACGAGATGCGCGACACGTTTTACGAGGAAGACACCTGCCAGCTGCACGAGATGCGACGCGATCTGGAGCGCGCGAACAAAAACTGCCGCATTCTCCAGTACCGGCTGCGAAAGGCCGAACGTAAGCGCATGCGCTATGCGCAAACCGGAGAGATTGACGAAGAGCTGCTGCGGAGTCTGGAGCAAGACCTGAAG GTCGCGAAGGACGTGTCGGTTAGGCTTCACCACGAGCTGATGAACGTGGAAGAGAAGCGGACAAAGACGGAAGAGGAGAACGAAAGACTGAGACAGAATCTCATCGAGGTGGAGGTCACCAAGCAGGCTCTGCAAAACGAGCTGGATAAAGCtaaagag TCTCACAGGAGAAGAGGCAGTAAGGATGGAcagaagagtgagaggaagatgACTCAGACGCCCAGCGAA GAGGACCAGGAGGATCTgaagtgtcagttgtccttcaTTAAGGAGGAGGCTACGCTAATGAGGAAGAAGATGGCCAAGATTGACAAGGAGAAGGACCGCCTTGAGCAGGAACTGCAGAAGTACCGCTCCTTCTACGGTGATTTGGACAGCCCCCACCCCAAGGGCGAGGCCGGTGGCCCGCCCACCACACGTGAGTCTGAGCTCAAGCTCCGCCTCCggttggtggaggaggaggccaACATCCTGGGCCGCAAGATcgtggagctggaggtggagaacCGCGGCCTGAGGGCGGAGCTCGACGACATGAGAGGCGAGGAGCCGTCGTGCGCAGGCGTGGCCGGGGcggcagggggcggggccagagaGCAGGGGGTGGAGCTGTCCGAGCTAcggcagcagctgcagctggtGGAGGACGAGGCGGAGCTCTTGCGGCGGAACCTGGCGGACGTGGAGGAGCAGAACCGGAGGGTGACGGGCGAGCTGAACAAGCTCCGCTTCAAAGAGGGCTCGCGGCACGGCGtgggcggggcggggggtggggcggggggcggggcagggggcggggcggaggcgctgcaggaggagctgaaggCGGCCCGCCTGCAGGTCAACGAGCTGAGCGGGAAGGTGATGCAGCTCCAGTACGAGAACCGCGTGCTGCTGTCCAACATGCAGCGCTACGAGCTGGCCTCGCCCCTGGGGCCGGCCTCGCACCTGGGGCCGGCCTCGCACCTGGGGCCGGCCTCCCGTGACAGCGATGCTGAGAGTGACGCCGGGGGAGGGGCTCGCAGGGGCAGCGATGACGACTCCTCCGCTTCGCGCCTCCCCCCCCACCGCAAGCGCGAGGGTCCCGTGGGCGGCGAGAGCGACTCGGACGAGGCGCCCGGGGCCCGTGGCCCGACCCCGACCCGCCCGCTGTACACGCCCGACGCCGGGCGCCTCCTCGCCCGCTCTGTGCGCGACCGCCAGCAGATGATCGACATCCAGGCGGAGGCGGAGCGGCTGGGGCGCACCATCGACCGCCTGGTCGCTGACACCAGCGCCATCATCGCCGAGGCGCGCGTGTTCGTGGCCAACGGCGACCTGCTGGGCCGCGGGGACGAGGACGAGGACGGCGGAAGGATCCGTGAACATGAGCTGCTCCACCGCATCAACGCCCAGATGAAGGCCTTCCAGAAAGAGCTGCAGAGCTTTATAGAGCGCCTGGAACTGcccagacaggaggagagacgCTCCGAGGAACCGCTGTCT ATGTTCCAGCCCATCATCTTACTCATCCTCATCCTCGttctgttctcctctctctcctacGCCACCATCTTTAAACTTGTTTTCCTCTTCACCCTCTTCTTCGTCCTGTGA